From a region of the Helianthus annuus cultivar XRQ/B chromosome 5, HanXRQr2.0-SUNRISE, whole genome shotgun sequence genome:
- the LOC118492160 gene encoding secreted RxLR effector protein 161-like encodes MTPGTQLTKTEEGDLVDATHYRSLIGSLRYLLHTRPDLCYPVSLLSRFMQEPKEQHLKAVKQILRYIKGTKEHGIIYKRQGGCKITGYSDSSFGVNTDKGKGTTGLVFYFGESPITWCTQKQQTVALSSCESEFMAATAAACQALWLKRLLSEITGWKEEKITLRVDNVSAIALMKNPVFHGRSKHIDTRYHFIRECVENEDIAVEHISGELQRADILTKALARIKFATMRELLRIQDLKQLMDVRD; translated from the coding sequence ATGACTCCAGGAACTCAAttgacaaagactgaagaaggagaTCTAGTAGATGCAACACATTACAGAAGCCTGATAGGTTCTCTCAGGTACTTATTGCATACAAGACCAGATCTATGTTACCCAGTCAGTCTACTTAGTAGATTCATGCAAGAACCAAAGGAACAACACCTGAAAGCAGTAAAGCAAATACTACGTTATatcaaaggaactaaagagcATGGAATCATCTACAAAAGACAAGGAGGATGTAAGATCACAGGTTATAGTGATAGTAGTTTTGGAGTTAatacagacaaaggaaaaggaacaacTGGTCTGGTATTCTACTTTGGAGAATCACCAATAACCTGGTGTACACAGAAGCAACAAACAGTGGCACTATCATCATGCGAATCAGAATTCATGGCAGCCACTGCAGCAGCATGTCAAGCACTATGGCTTAAAAGATTGTTAAGTGAAATCACAGGCTGGAAGGAAGAAAAGATAACACTCAGAGTAGATAATGTTTCAGCAATAGCACTCATGAAAAATCCAGTCTTTCATGGAAGAAGCAAGCACATTGACACACGTTATCACTTCATAAGAGAATGTGTGGAAAACGAAGATATCGCTGTGGAACACATAAGTGGAGAACTACAACGAGCAGATATACTAACAAAAGCACTAGCAAGGATCAAGTTTGCTACAATGAGGGAACTGCTCAGAATTCAAGATTTAAAGCAACTTATGGATGTTCgagattaa
- the LOC110943613 gene encoding uncharacterized protein LOC110943613, giving the protein MAGSSGQSPIIIQKEGNSLSQFQCPILKPTNYTVWAIRIKTILEANGLWETIEPAENATVETKKGKSAIAYLFQAIPEDVVLQVASCKTAKEIWDNLKVRHVGVDRVQKARMHTLLSEFELLQTKDDDTIDSFTAKINSIVTRATEVGTTLSQPSLVCKLLNGVLDKFTQIVASMEQYSDLETMTLEEAVGRLKTYEERLKLKKGNQGESQDRLMFTHHDNTKGRQSGNRGRGRFNQTRGN; this is encoded by the coding sequence ATGGCAGGATCATCCGGACAAAGTCCGATAATAATACAGAAAGAAGGAAATTCTCtttcccagtttcagtgtccgattctgaaaccaacaaactatacAGTTTGGGCTATTCGTATCAAGACAATTCTTGAAGCGAATGGTTTGTGGGAAACGATTGAACCGGCAGAAAATGCAACGGTAGAAACTAAGAAAGGTAAGTCTGCAATTGCATATCTGTTTCAAGCAATACCAGAAGACgttgtattgcaagttgcaagTTGTAAAACTGCAAAGGAGATTTGGGATAATCTAAAGGTTAGACACGTTGGTGTTGATCGGGTACAAAAGGCGCGTATGCACACGCTGTTGTCAGAATTTGAATTGTTGCAAACGAAGGATGACGACACTATCGATTCGTTTACCGCAAAGATTAATAGTATCGTTACCCGGGCAACTGAAGTAGGAACGACACTGAGTCAACCAAGTCTAGTATGCAAACTCCTAAATGGCGTACTGGATAAGTTTACTCAAATCGTTGCCTCTATGGAACAATACTCCGATCTAGAAACCATGACACTAGAAGAAGCGGTCGGAAGACTAAAGACGTATGAAGAACGACTCAAGTTAAAGAAAGGAAATCAAGGAGAAAGCCAAGATAGGCTTATGTTCACACATCATGATAACACCAAAGGAAGGCAATCTGGAAACCGCGGTCGTGGTAGATTTAACCAGACACGTGGAAATTGA